The nucleotide sequence AAACTCTTGTTTTAAATTACCTGTAGCATAAAAAACTTTGGTAACACCATGCATTTTTCCTTGTTGCATATGTCCCTCTTTCAATAAAGTACCATCTTCAGCATATTCTCTAAAAACACCTTTCTGTTCTTTTCCTAAAGCTGTAATCATCTCTGATTTTAACTGACCATTTTCATAGTAGTTTTTGTAATTACCAGTACTTTTCCCTTCGACCATTTTGTTTTCAGACATTTCCTGCCCCGATTCATAATATTCTATTCTTAAACCGTGTTCAAGATTATGATCAAAAGGTATTAGAAGTTTCACCTGTCCAGAAATATAATATTCTTTGGATTCCCCCTGAAGTTCCCCCAAAACGAAGGCACTTTCTTTCTGTAATGATTCAGACTTTGGAAAATATGTATAATAGATACCATCAATTTTGCCCTCTACATAATTGCCTTTTTGTTTGATGTTACCTTCTTCATCGTATACAGTAGTTGAACCGTTTCTTAGTTCACCTTCCATCTCGGAAGTAGACATAATTTTGCCCGAAGGATAAAACTCTTTCCAAATATTCGCTTTGATATTATGTTCAATCTGAACGACACCTGTAGGAAAATACTTCTTCATTGTTCCTACCATTTTATCCGCCTTAAACTGAGCCTCTGTCTTTTTCATACCTTCTACATAGTATGAAGTGTACCCTCCTTGTTTTAAACCGTTTTTATAATTGGCTTTAAAATGCACTCTCCCATTTTCGAAATATTCGAAGAATGGACCGTTCAAAACACCATCTTTATAAGTCGATTTTACAATTAGGTTATCACTACCTGGGAAATATCGCTTATACTCTCCATCTATGCGATTCGAGTCTCCATCAATCACATAAAATTCTTCGGCTACAATCCCTGCCCAATCGTCGTAATACGTTTTAATCAAAGTTTTTTGATTCGACTGAGCAATTGCAGTTAATTTAAAAATTGTAATTAGACAAATAAGTAAGGTATATTTGTTGATTCTAATGGTGTCCATAAGGCAATTATGATTATTCTAAGAAGACAAAGATCAATTATCATTCCTATAATGACAACTTATTCGATAGAGAAAACAAATTTTAGTAGATAACATGCTTTTACACATACTCAATAAAGAATTCACTATCAATGATTTAAAAAATGGAAACTTCTCACTTGAAGGGGATGAATTCATTGATAATGTTCTCATTTTTTGCTTTGAGTGGCTCAATGGTAAAGAAGCATTCAGCATGCAATCTTCTGGGTCTACCGGTACTCCTAAGACTATTACAGTTAAACGCCAACAGATGTATGAAAGTGCCAAAGCAACTGGTGCTATACTAAAACTTCAGAGAAACGATACGGCTCTAATCTGTATGAATACTGATTATATTGCAGGTAAAATGATGTTGGTCCGTATGTTAGAATTAAAATTAGATACTTGGATCGTACCTCCTACTTCAACTCCTTTTAAAGAACATCAATTTCCTGTTGATTTTGATTTTACAGCGATGGCTCCTATTCAAGTACAACTTAGCTTAGAAGATGTGGGCTCCAAAGATCGTTTTCTAAATACTAAGAAGTTGATTATTGGTGGTGCTCCAATGGCAGAAAGTCAAGAAGATGAAATCATACTTCAGATGGTAAATACTAAAGTATATATGACATATGGTATGACAGAAACGGTTTCTCATATTGCACTGAGAGAAGTTTCAGCTACTTCTGACCAACTGTATCATACCTTAAATAATGTTCTAATTGGCGTTGATCATCGTAATTGTTTAAATATTACAGCACCAATGACTGACAATAAGAAAATTCAAACCAATGATATTGTCAAGATTATTTCTTCAACATCATTTCAATGGATTGGTAGAGCTGATAATATCATCAACAGTGGAGGTGTAAAAGTTCAGGCAGAAAAAGTAGAAAAAGCTACTTTACACCACCTTTTTGATCTAGGATATCATAATATCAACCTATTTGTTGGAGGTGTTCCGAATGATCTACTTGGGGAAGAAGTCACTCTATTTATTGAAGGAGTTTCTTTATCTGCAGAAGATGAACATCAGTTATTACTGAAATTAAAGAATGAGTTAGGTCGATATGAATTACCAAAGAAAGTGGTATCAGTAGGTAGTTTTGTTAAAACCAATACCCTAAAAATTCAGCGTAAACAAACCATCAAACAATACTTAGATGCAACCGATGCTTAGTGTTATTACTGCAGTATACAATTCTGAAAGGTTTTTACATCAATACTTTTATAGTTTGCTCAACCAAACCTATAAAGACTTCGAATTGATTATTGTGGATGATGCTTCATCAGATAATAGCTGGAATATTATTAAAGAGTTTGCTCAAAAAGACGAAAGAATAAGAGCATATCAAAAAGAACATTCTGGTAATATTGCTACTAAAAGTTATGCCCAATCTAAAGTAAACACATCTTATTTCACCTCGATTGATAGTGACGATTTTATCTCTGAAGATGCTTTAGCATTGGGGATGAATGATATACTCACTAAGAATTTAGACTGCTCTTTATATCAACTTACTTACCATTACCCAACAGGTGATATTGATCTTGTAACAAATACATCAACTCCCATATTTGGAAACCTAGAAGCATTATCTCTTAGCTTAGATAATTGGAAACTTTCAAGTTTTGGAATCTATAAAACTGAGCTTTTAAAAAGGATAAAAAATCAGATTGTTGGAATACATGCTGACGAGTTTGAAGCGAGGCTATTACTGTATTATTCCAATAGAATTGGTATCAATAAAGGGACATATTTTTACAGACAACATCCTTCATCAATAACTAGTATCATTAACGGAAATATCACAGATTTATTAACGTTACAAATAGAACTTGACCGATTTATCAAAGAAGTAGAATTACCAGAACGTATCAAAAGTATCAATGATAAAAGTAGTTTGATGATTGCTTATGGTACTCAACATAAACTTGAAAAAAATAGAAAGAAGTTTTCTATTGAAGAGTATCAAACGATCTGTCAAATGAGTGAAGTTTGTCTTTCTTCCATCAACTTTAAAAAACTTATTCAATACATCACTTTAACTCAAAAAGAAAAAGTGTTCCTTACGTTTAGACTTGTTCCTAAGATGATCTTAAAGCTGCTTTTCAGAATTATTTAAAAGCAAGAATATAATCCTGCAAATTCTCTTCTGCACTTAACGCCAACTTCTTTTTCAATCGGTATCTTGAGGTCTTAATACTGTCTTGAGAGATTCCTAAAAGATTCGCACATTCAATTAAACTTAAGTTTAATCGGATCAAAGCACAATGTCTTAAGTCATGAGCAGTTAACGACGGATGCTTTTCTTTAAGATGTTGATTAAAGTTCTGATGTACTCCCTCAAAATAGTGTTGAAATTCTTCCCAATCTTTATCTGTTTTATCGCTCTTTTCTATAGTTCTGTAAAGGTGCTTCATAGGACTTGCCACATCTGGGTATTGCCCTTCTATATCTTTCAGTTGCTTTTTTAAAGTATGCATGAAGTTATTTTTCTCCACAATATTAAGCGTTACCACAGTTAGATGTTTGTTCTTTTGCTCCAACATTTCCTGTAGTTTCTCTTCTCTCAATTGTGCATTTTTTAAATCAGCTTCAGCAATTGATTTTTCAGCTTCAATGATCTTCTGTTTCTTTTGATAGATCTCTTGTTGCTGCTCCATTATCTTAGTTTTCTGAGAAGTAATTTCCTTTGCTCTAATCTCTACAAGATGTTCTAGCCTTTTACCCTTTTCAATTAGGTTCTTATTGTGTTGTCTAAAAATAAAAAAGATCAGTACTGCCAATAATAAGACTAGAATAACATAAAATGCAGGTGCTTTATAAAAAGGTGTTTTTACCTCAAATTTCATGGTTGAAATATCGCTGGATTGATATCCTTTTAAAGTAGCTCTAACTTCTAGCGTATAGCTTCCATTCATCAAGTTCAGAAAACTCAATTGATCTACTTTATCTAAATTCACCCACACTGTATCTGAAGAAAGCATTCGGTATTGATAAGAGATATTTGATGTGGGAAACTTTTGAGTATTAAACTTTAATTCCACATCACTCTGATATGGTATTTTTTCAGTAAAATCACTCACTAACGTTTCAGAACCATCAGCATTCAATATAACCATTGATATTTCAGGTGCTTTCGTCTTTTTATCTAGGTCCCTACTTTCTGTGGCTACCACTAACCCTTTTTCAGTAGCTATCCATAACCTACCATCTGAGTCCTTTGATAATCCTTGGATTTTTATTGCATTCGAAGGTAAACCATTGGTCTTATCAAATAAT is from Flammeovirga agarivorans and encodes:
- a CDS encoding toxin-antitoxin system YwqK family antitoxin, which translates into the protein MDTIRINKYTLLICLITIFKLTAIAQSNQKTLIKTYYDDWAGIVAEEFYVIDGDSNRIDGEYKRYFPGSDNLIVKSTYKDGVLNGPFFEYFENGRVHFKANYKNGLKQGGYTSYYVEGMKKTEAQFKADKMVGTMKKYFPTGVVQIEHNIKANIWKEFYPSGKIMSTSEMEGELRNGSTTVYDEEGNIKQKGNYVEGKIDGIYYTYFPKSESLQKESAFVLGELQGESKEYYISGQVKLLIPFDHNLEHGLRIEYYESGQEMSENKMVEGKSTGNYKNYYENGQLKSEMITALGKEQKGVFREYAEDGTLLKEGHMQQGKMHGVTKVFYATGNLKQEFNYQKGIKKGNQQLFYEDGKSLKQLEIYAKNATEVAYKAYFENGKISEEGQYTKKQKSGPWKTYYNDGQLKMTKTFVNGFEEGDAMIYNHKGALLTKEKYRKGRLVGIRIEYFDDGKTVLMETPYDKGYIYGVVKKYYRNGQIREIGKKYKEKKLDTWKYFDENGLLEKEEIYNKGTLLEVKYPNE
- a CDS encoding AMP-binding protein translates to MLLHILNKEFTINDLKNGNFSLEGDEFIDNVLIFCFEWLNGKEAFSMQSSGSTGTPKTITVKRQQMYESAKATGAILKLQRNDTALICMNTDYIAGKMMLVRMLELKLDTWIVPPTSTPFKEHQFPVDFDFTAMAPIQVQLSLEDVGSKDRFLNTKKLIIGGAPMAESQEDEIILQMVNTKVYMTYGMTETVSHIALREVSATSDQLYHTLNNVLIGVDHRNCLNITAPMTDNKKIQTNDIVKIISSTSFQWIGRADNIINSGGVKVQAEKVEKATLHHLFDLGYHNINLFVGGVPNDLLGEEVTLFIEGVSLSAEDEHQLLLKLKNELGRYELPKKVVSVGSFVKTNTLKIQRKQTIKQYLDATDA
- a CDS encoding glycosyltransferase family 2 protein, encoding MQPMLSVITAVYNSERFLHQYFYSLLNQTYKDFELIIVDDASSDNSWNIIKEFAQKDERIRAYQKEHSGNIATKSYAQSKVNTSYFTSIDSDDFISEDALALGMNDILTKNLDCSLYQLTYHYPTGDIDLVTNTSTPIFGNLEALSLSLDNWKLSSFGIYKTELLKRIKNQIVGIHADEFEARLLLYYSNRIGINKGTYFYRQHPSSITSIINGNITDLLTLQIELDRFIKEVELPERIKSINDKSSLMIAYGTQHKLEKNRKKFSIEEYQTICQMSEVCLSSINFKKLIQYITLTQKEKVFLTFRLVPKMILKLLFRII